A part of Patescibacteria group bacterium genomic DNA contains:
- a CDS encoding glycosyltransferase family 4 protein yields the protein MMGTKITVLCNTRFPSTAAHSSYLARFCESLSAQGLEVELVVPKRFKEIKIDPMQYYSVQTPFRVRKIWSFDFLIFGNVLGRLAFVFQYLHFYKLVLLFFLFGSRKRIIYTMDNLGCLLTFLGYRVIFETHVGIGAYRRRMLPLLKRAEKVITVNSIIKNDFVKAGFNPEKILVAPNGVDLGIFSGGESKAQLREILKLPADAKIVAYVGKYKTMGMDKGVDSLVAAFRLVQVQRTDAHLLIVGLSDDEKDELGKILSREKIPMEAFTLIEHVSHVDVAKFMRASDVLVMNYPNTEYYRNFMSPMKMFEYMAARRPIVTSDLPAVREILEESTAVFVAPDSMESLQEGIEKVLNDEGFGARIAEQAFQKVLDLTWDKRAKRIIDFVSVNAPF from the coding sequence ATGATGGGAACCAAAATTACAGTTTTGTGCAACACCAGATTTCCCAGTACTGCCGCACATAGCAGTTATTTGGCGAGGTTTTGTGAATCGCTCTCCGCGCAAGGACTTGAGGTGGAACTTGTTGTGCCGAAGCGTTTCAAAGAAATTAAAATTGACCCGATGCAGTATTACTCCGTACAGACGCCCTTTCGAGTCCGGAAAATTTGGAGTTTTGATTTTTTAATTTTTGGTAACGTGTTGGGCAGATTGGCATTTGTTTTTCAATATCTACATTTTTATAAGTTGGTTCTACTATTTTTTCTTTTTGGATCGCGCAAACGCATTATTTACACGATGGACAATTTGGGCTGCCTTTTGACGTTTCTCGGGTACCGCGTGATTTTTGAAACGCATGTCGGTATTGGTGCATACCGCAGACGAATGCTCCCGTTATTAAAAAGAGCGGAGAAGGTGATTACCGTAAATTCCATTATCAAAAATGATTTTGTGAAGGCGGGATTTAACCCTGAGAAAATTTTGGTAGCGCCGAACGGAGTTGATCTCGGAATTTTTTCAGGAGGGGAATCAAAAGCGCAGTTGCGCGAGATTTTAAAATTACCGGCGGACGCTAAAATTGTGGCCTATGTCGGGAAATATAAAACTATGGGAATGGATAAGGGTGTCGATTCTTTAGTGGCTGCTTTTAGATTAGTTCAGGTGCAGAGAACTGACGCGCACCTTCTTATTGTTGGCTTGAGTGATGATGAAAAAGATGAGCTTGGCAAAATACTTTCACGAGAAAAAATTCCAATGGAAGCGTTTACGTTGATCGAGCATGTTTCGCATGTGGACGTGGCAAAGTTTATGCGAGCTTCGGATGTGCTCGTGATGAATTATCCAAACACAGAATATTACCGAAATTTTATGTCGCCGATGAAAATGTTTGAATACATGGCGGCGCGCCGACCGATTGTCACTTCAGATTTGCCGGCAGTGCGAGAAATTTTAGAAGAGAGCACTGCGGTTTTTGTAGCGCCGGATAGCATGGAAAGTTTACAAGAGGGGATTGAAAAAGTTTTGAATGACGAGGGTTTTGGTGCGCGCATTGCCGAACAGGCTTTTCAAAAAGTTTTAGATTTAACCTGGGATAAAAGAGCTAAGAGGATTATCGATTTTGTGTCGGTTAATGCTCCCTTTTAA
- a CDS encoding NAD-dependent epimerase/dehydratase family protein codes for MKILITGIAGLLGSRLADWILENTEHTVVGIDNLSSGYLENVHKKATFYNLDLNDPKLDEIFQKHKPDYVFHFAAYAAEGLSPFIRKYNYTNNLVATAGVVNNCIRHDVKRLVFTSSMAVYGKGNPPFKETDEPNPIDPYGVAKHACERDIQIAGIQHNLDWCIIRPHNVYGIKQNIWDKYRNVLGIWMFQHLNGKPLTIFGDGEQTRAFSYIDDCLEPLWKAAIDPRASKQIINLGGTKEISINEASKILLEVMGGGTIEHLEQRHEVKDAHPTWQKSVEILDYKDVTSLKEGLATMWQWAQKQPMREQFVWEKYEIEKGMYSFWKNKK; via the coding sequence ATGAAAATTTTAATCACAGGAATTGCCGGCCTTTTGGGTTCTCGACTGGCTGATTGGATTTTGGAAAACACCGAGCATACCGTTGTCGGCATCGATAACTTAAGCAGCGGCTATCTTGAAAATGTCCACAAAAAAGCCACGTTCTACAATCTAGATTTAAACGATCCTAAGCTCGACGAGATTTTCCAGAAACATAAACCCGATTACGTTTTTCACTTCGCCGCCTACGCCGCCGAAGGTCTTTCGCCATTCATCAGAAAATATAATTACACCAACAATCTCGTGGCGACCGCCGGCGTCGTCAATAATTGCATCCGACACGATGTAAAAAGATTAGTATTCACTTCTTCGATGGCAGTCTATGGGAAAGGCAATCCACCATTTAAAGAGACTGACGAGCCAAACCCTATCGATCCGTACGGCGTAGCAAAACACGCCTGCGAACGCGACATTCAAATCGCCGGCATTCAACACAATCTCGACTGGTGCATCATTCGTCCACACAATGTGTATGGCATCAAACAAAACATTTGGGATAAGTATAGGAATGTTTTGGGCATTTGGATGTTCCAACATTTAAACGGAAAGCCTCTAACTATTTTCGGTGACGGTGAGCAAACACGAGCGTTTAGCTATATTGACGATTGTTTAGAACCACTTTGGAAAGCGGCGATCGATCCCCGCGCGTCAAAACAAATTATCAATTTGGGAGGTACTAAAGAAATTAGCATCAACGAAGCGAGCAAAATTTTACTGGAAGTCATGGGTGGCGGAACCATCGAACACCTTGAGCAACGTCACGAAGTAAAAGATGCGCATCCAACCTGGCAGAAATCTGTCGAAATTCTTGATTACAAAGATGTCACCTCTCTCAAAGAAGGACTCGCGACCATGTGGCAGTGGGCCCAGAAACAACCGATGAGGGAACAATTTGTCTGGGAAAAATACGAAATCGAAAAAGGTATGTATTCGTTTTGGAAGAACAAAAAGTGA
- a CDS encoding HD domain-containing protein, whose translation MKPQNILLSRYGTLVEMVRADHIAKGAIGKGHDFYHALRVANMCLKISDYDSLIDELAWVAGLIHNVDHLFPANEIGSNLIRYFDATSLCAEYRHIIKLAVERHSGRNHPDDSDVQICLMDADKVVCLEADVIMRAAQFVCHLPTFDPRFVRTDDPSANYRNPKTVIRDLLGVLEWVDLDGWFRLPKALEMAQERAKFIRLFINTFARQLEAANMLSPEFPEELITN comes from the coding sequence ATGAAACCTCAGAATATCCTACTATCCCGATATGGGACATTGGTGGAAATGGTTAGGGCGGATCACATCGCAAAAGGAGCGATCGGCAAAGGACATGACTTCTATCACGCATTACGCGTGGCAAACATGTGCCTCAAAATTAGCGACTATGACTCCCTGATTGATGAGCTGGCCTGGGTTGCTGGGTTAATTCACAACGTCGATCATCTGTTCCCAGCAAACGAAATCGGCAGTAACCTTATCCGGTATTTTGATGCGACCAGCCTCTGCGCCGAATACCGCCACATCATAAAGCTCGCGGTTGAACGGCACAGTGGCCGCAATCATCCGGACGACAGCGATGTGCAAATCTGCCTCATGGACGCCGACAAAGTGGTGTGCCTCGAAGCTGACGTGATTATGCGCGCGGCACAATTTGTTTGCCATCTGCCGACGTTTGATCCGCGTTTTGTTCGGACCGACGATCCATCAGCCAATTACCGGAACCCGAAAACGGTGATTCGTGATTTGTTAGGTGTCCTTGAATGGGTCGATCTAGATGGCTGGTTCCGACTGCCTAAAGCTCTGGAGATGGCACAGGAGCGCGCAAAGTTCATCCGACTTTTCATCAACACCTTCGCCAGACAACTGGAGGCCGCGAACATGCTATCGCCGGAATTTCCGGAAGAGCTTATCACCAACTAA
- a CDS encoding class I SAM-dependent methyltransferase has product MKSHKKSPKNIDLQAEALKDLYEVATVCRMCKSTDLFPYLDLGFTPHADQFRAAHELDIPEIFYPLRVLMCENCGLSQLSHIVNPKVLYQFDYPYEQSMTKTGQAHWNGFAQSVISKLNLKKGDVVVDIGSNVGTLLKSFKTLGMKTIGVDPAPNIVEIANKEHGIQTLCDFFGTKSAKKVKKLVGPVSVVVGANVFAHIHDLDDVMRAVKFLLKKDGVFIFESPYFKHLVDSLEYDTIYHEHLSYLSVKPLIPFFNKFGLEVFSVEETDIHGGSFRVFVGRKGVHPIDASVQKFVTIEKETKLHEKETMLDFAKRVRKNRDDLMTMIEKLLHQGKKVAAVSAPAKGMTLLNYIGISNRHITLISEKARLKIGRFAPGGHGGGHIPVVSDEELLKENVDYALLLAWNFSKEIIDNLKTFSDKGGKFIIPIPFPKIVGANEYKKNDN; this is encoded by the coding sequence ATGAAATCTCACAAAAAAAGCCCGAAAAATATAGATCTTCAAGCGGAAGCCCTGAAAGATCTCTACGAGGTTGCTACTGTCTGCAGAATGTGTAAAAGCACTGACCTATTCCCTTATCTTGATTTGGGATTTACACCACATGCCGACCAATTTCGCGCCGCGCATGAACTTGATATTCCGGAAATTTTTTACCCGCTTCGCGTCCTCATGTGTGAGAATTGCGGACTTTCCCAATTGAGCCACATTGTTAATCCAAAAGTTCTGTATCAATTTGATTACCCTTACGAACAATCCATGACCAAAACTGGTCAGGCGCACTGGAATGGATTTGCCCAATCGGTAATTTCGAAATTAAACCTGAAGAAAGGCGACGTGGTTGTCGACATTGGCAGTAACGTCGGAACTCTTTTGAAATCTTTTAAAACGCTTGGTATGAAAACTATCGGTGTTGATCCAGCGCCAAACATTGTAGAAATTGCCAACAAAGAACACGGCATCCAAACTCTCTGCGATTTTTTCGGCACAAAAAGCGCTAAGAAAGTGAAAAAATTAGTTGGTCCGGTTTCAGTTGTAGTTGGCGCCAACGTCTTCGCTCATATTCACGATTTGGACGACGTAATGCGCGCGGTAAAATTTCTCCTAAAAAAAGATGGGGTTTTTATTTTTGAATCTCCCTATTTCAAACACCTCGTCGACTCTCTTGAATACGACACGATCTACCACGAACATCTCTCGTATCTTTCGGTAAAACCCTTGATTCCATTTTTTAATAAATTCGGTCTTGAAGTTTTCTCAGTTGAAGAAACCGACATTCACGGCGGCTCGTTCCGAGTATTTGTCGGCAGAAAAGGCGTACACCCGATTGATGCCAGCGTCCAAAAATTTGTTACGATCGAAAAAGAAACCAAACTTCACGAAAAAGAAACCATGCTCGATTTTGCCAAACGCGTCCGAAAAAATCGCGACGACTTAATGACCATGATTGAAAAACTTTTACACCAAGGTAAAAAAGTCGCCGCAGTTTCCGCTCCCGCCAAAGGCATGACGCTTCTTAATTACATTGGAATTTCCAATCGCCACATCACACTTATCTCCGAAAAAGCGCGCCTCAAAATTGGCCGTTTTGCTCCGGGAGGCCATGGTGGTGGACACATTCCGGTTGTATCTGATGAAGAACTGCTCAAAGAAAATGTTGATTATGCGCTTCTCCTTGCCTGGAATTTTTCCAAAGAAATTATTGATAACCTAAAAACCTTCAGCGACAAGGGTGGAAAATTTATTATCCCAATTCCCTTCCCGAAAATCGTAGGAGCTAACGAGTACAAAAAGAATGATAATTAA
- a CDS encoding NAD-dependent epimerase/dehydratase family protein, producing MSQKIINEDIATIAKGLGKDAKKFEGKTIFMSGGGGFLGKYITGVLCYLNDNVFNTPCRIISVDNFITGSPHPHFNYKGRADVLEVWGDITQPLPIREPIHYIIHAAGLASPVFYKKYPLETIDSAVTGVRHLLDLAKKNKDTIEGFLFFSSSEIYGDPDEKAVPTPETYHGYVSSVGPRACYDESKRLGETITTIYFEQFGIPGKIVRPFNVFGPGMGHNDRRVLPMFAYKALNSETIPVHGDGHQTRTFCYITDAITGFLKVLLIGRAGQAYNIGNEDNEISMADLAKLFVEIEGGGASFELIPYPATYPGGEPQRRCPDLTKAEVDLAYKSAVSLKDGLTRFIDWCRTQEMYVGKAPGAKTESIKKSAPKKKTKKVAPKKKSSKSKKTR from the coding sequence ATGTCACAGAAAATCATCAACGAAGATATTGCAACCATAGCAAAAGGCTTGGGAAAGGATGCCAAAAAATTTGAAGGCAAGACTATTTTTATGAGCGGTGGTGGCGGGTTTTTAGGAAAATACATTACCGGCGTACTCTGCTACCTCAACGACAATGTGTTCAACACACCCTGCCGAATTATTTCTGTCGACAACTTTATCACCGGCTCCCCTCACCCGCATTTCAATTACAAAGGGAGGGCTGATGTTTTGGAAGTTTGGGGCGACATTACCCAACCACTTCCCATCCGTGAACCAATCCACTACATTATCCACGCCGCAGGACTCGCCTCTCCAGTTTTTTACAAAAAATATCCGCTTGAAACCATCGACAGCGCGGTGACCGGCGTCAGACATCTACTTGATCTCGCCAAGAAAAATAAAGATACCATTGAAGGTTTTTTGTTTTTCAGCTCCAGTGAAATTTACGGCGACCCTGACGAAAAAGCTGTGCCAACGCCAGAAACCTACCACGGCTACGTTTCTTCTGTCGGTCCTCGCGCTTGTTACGACGAGTCCAAACGTCTCGGCGAAACCATCACCACCATTTATTTTGAGCAATTTGGCATTCCAGGAAAAATCGTCCGACCGTTCAATGTCTTCGGCCCGGGTATGGGACACAACGATCGCCGCGTGCTTCCGATGTTTGCCTACAAAGCGCTCAATTCAGAAACCATTCCAGTTCACGGTGATGGTCACCAAACCCGAACTTTTTGTTACATCACTGACGCCATCACCGGCTTTCTCAAGGTGCTTCTCATAGGCCGAGCCGGTCAAGCCTACAATATTGGCAACGAAGATAACGAAATCTCGATGGCTGACTTGGCCAAACTTTTTGTGGAAATTGAAGGCGGAGGAGCTTCATTTGAACTCATCCCCTATCCAGCAACCTACCCAGGCGGTGAGCCACAGAGACGCTGTCCTGATCTCACTAAGGCTGAAGTTGATCTCGCGTATAAATCAGCAGTGAGTCTCAAAGATGGCTTAACTCGTTTTATCGATTGGTGCCGAACTCAAGAAATGTATGTTGGGAAAGCACCCGGAGCTAAAACGGAAAGTATAAAAAAATCTGCGCCCAAGAAAAAAACGAAAAAAGTTGCACCTAAGAAAAAATCTTCAAAATCTAAAAAAACTCGATGA
- a CDS encoding class I SAM-dependent methyltransferase, whose translation MKKCHLCNKNKAVEFLNLGKQPLANKYPESATKFKTEDFFPLAVFFCTNCKNVQLGTIVSRERMFEDYYYLSSVNPGLVRHFEKFAQKIKKSKFVVDVGSNDGIFLKPLKALGVKAVGVDPSINVGKIANDAGLTTIVAFFNNESAETITKKYGKPDVVVASSIFTHLEDPHQFIDAVKKLMTADGEFIIEVEYIGNILKDVQFERFYLDRIFYYSLTSLANLFQMHGMYVSDVEEIEPHGGSLRVTAKNIGNGKKPSAKVTKLLKQETVTLNPKKLKEFKERVESYIKAFREKLLEYKKEKLKVGGYGAPARVATITNFGKIGPELIDFIVDDSPLKQNRFSPGMHIPIVPKEHLAKNKPDVLVVFAYEYFDDIKKKTKEGKYRYLIAIPPREVK comes from the coding sequence ATGAAAAAGTGCCATTTGTGTAATAAAAATAAAGCTGTTGAATTTTTAAATCTAGGCAAACAACCACTCGCCAATAAATATCCGGAGAGTGCGACGAAATTTAAAACGGAAGACTTTTTTCCACTCGCTGTTTTTTTCTGCACCAACTGTAAAAATGTTCAGCTCGGCACTATTGTTTCTCGAGAAAGAATGTTTGAAGATTATTATTACCTCTCGTCGGTGAACCCTGGGTTGGTCAGGCATTTTGAAAAATTTGCTCAAAAAATTAAAAAATCTAAATTTGTGGTGGATGTTGGAAGTAACGACGGCATTTTTCTAAAACCCCTCAAAGCCCTCGGTGTGAAAGCCGTTGGTGTTGATCCGTCTATCAATGTCGGCAAAATCGCAAACGATGCGGGACTTACAACCATCGTAGCGTTCTTCAATAACGAGAGTGCAGAAACCATCACAAAAAAATACGGGAAACCCGACGTCGTGGTGGCGAGCAGTATTTTCACCCACCTCGAAGACCCTCATCAATTTATTGACGCAGTAAAGAAACTGATGACAGCCGACGGTGAATTTATTATTGAAGTCGAGTACATCGGCAATATTTTGAAAGATGTCCAGTTTGAACGATTCTACCTTGATCGAATTTTTTACTATTCCCTCACCTCACTCGCCAATCTTTTCCAAATGCATGGCATGTACGTTTCCGACGTTGAAGAAATCGAACCACACGGCGGATCTCTTCGTGTCACTGCCAAAAATATCGGCAACGGTAAAAAACCTTCAGCAAAAGTGACAAAACTTTTAAAACAAGAAACAGTCACACTTAATCCTAAGAAACTAAAAGAGTTTAAGGAAAGAGTAGAAAGTTATATCAAAGCTTTCCGAGAGAAACTTCTGGAATACAAGAAGGAAAAATTAAAAGTTGGCGGGTATGGCGCGCCGGCCCGTGTAGCCACCATTACAAACTTCGGCAAAATCGGACCTGAACTTATCGATTTTATCGTCGATGACAGTCCACTGAAGCAAAATCGTTTTAGTCCTGGCATGCACATTCCGATTGTACCAAAGGAGCATCTAGCAAAAAATAAACCAGATGTACTCGTCGTGTTTGCATACGAATATTTTGACGATATTAAGAAAAAAACCAAGGAAGGAAAATATCGCTACTTAATCGCCATTCCACCGAGAGAAGTAAAATAA
- a CDS encoding Gfo/Idh/MocA family oxidoreductase produces the protein MILGLIGVGTWGKNILATLEKIPNVEVKYLCAKNPESLVGFEKKYEKISDWRKLLDKPDLDGVCIATPPATHAEIAAAFVERGKAVLVEKPMVTNLEDALKLQAIVQKKSSLLMVGFEYLFNDHITYLKKEIEKGTFGKILEVTYEHYVSPSRSDVDIFWDVAPHPFSIFQYLFNPEKLTSSEGKIEREIVSVKIQFQNSPLLEINATSSGSTKTRKLVLLGENATATLDETVTENKLSIIKNGKILFPEIRASAPLQNELEHFIQCIQSGKTPLTDVDFGCKITEWLETISKNQK, from the coding sequence ATGATCCTAGGACTTATCGGTGTTGGTACATGGGGAAAAAATATTCTCGCAACCCTTGAAAAAATTCCAAATGTCGAGGTGAAATATCTCTGCGCCAAAAATCCAGAATCGCTCGTAGGCTTCGAAAAGAAATACGAAAAAATTTCTGATTGGCGGAAACTTCTCGATAAACCTGATCTTGATGGAGTTTGCATCGCGACACCACCAGCCACTCATGCTGAAATTGCCGCGGCTTTTGTAGAACGCGGTAAAGCAGTGTTAGTCGAAAAACCGATGGTGACAAACCTTGAAGATGCCCTCAAACTACAAGCCATTGTACAAAAGAAAAGTTCCCTCCTCATGGTTGGTTTCGAATATCTTTTCAACGACCACATCACCTATCTAAAAAAAGAAATTGAGAAAGGAACTTTTGGAAAAATTCTGGAGGTCACCTACGAGCATTATGTAAGCCCCTCGCGATCTGACGTTGATATTTTTTGGGATGTTGCTCCACACCCGTTTTCCATTTTTCAGTATTTATTCAATCCAGAAAAATTAACCTCCTCCGAAGGAAAAATCGAGCGTGAGATAGTCTCGGTAAAAATTCAATTTCAAAATTCTCCACTGCTTGAAATCAATGCTACCTCTTCCGGTTCCACCAAAACTCGAAAACTTGTTTTGCTGGGTGAAAATGCCACGGCGACACTAGACGAAACAGTAACCGAAAATAAATTATCGATCATTAAAAACGGCAAAATTCTGTTCCCGGAAATACGCGCTTCCGCCCCACTTCAAAACGAACTCGAACATTTTATTCAGTGTATACAGTCCGGCAAAACGCCACTCACCGATGTTGATTTCGGTTGCAAGATTACGGAGTGGCTCGAAACAATTTCAAAAAATCAAAAATAA
- a CDS encoding glycosyltransferase family 2 protein produces MNSRVSVIMPAYNAEKYIRDAVQSVLAQSFRDWQLFIVNDASTDGTGKILAEFSGESRIKIINNTQNLGSVVSRNVAFAQIQSQYVAILDADDLAEQTRFEEQVQFLDAHPDFGLVGSWTKIIDESGRATGQIGRDTTPAEKAPIKLLFHNFLAFSSVMMRRTAMPEIPFTENSVPAEDVDLYWKMIHQWKFATLPKVLISYRSHPKGISKVYAAKKQEVMDRLIRAELNRFGIEPTAEELQIHRTNYGYAGADIEQFLSKREQWLLKLIEKNREAKIHPEKIFSEVVAEKWLESCDANARLGFKTWKIFQLSPLSQKISWLKNGKMLSKFCVKCLLSKDTI; encoded by the coding sequence ATGAACTCGAGAGTTAGCGTCATCATGCCTGCGTACAACGCGGAAAAATATATTCGCGACGCGGTACAGAGTGTACTTGCCCAGTCTTTTAGAGACTGGCAACTTTTTATCGTTAATGACGCCTCAACAGATGGTACAGGAAAAATCCTGGCTGAATTTTCCGGAGAGTCTCGCATTAAAATTATTAACAACACACAAAATCTCGGCTCAGTGGTTTCGAGGAATGTTGCGTTTGCTCAAATTCAATCTCAATACGTGGCAATCCTAGATGCCGACGATCTCGCGGAGCAAACACGCTTCGAAGAACAAGTACAATTTCTCGATGCTCATCCTGATTTCGGACTGGTAGGATCGTGGACGAAAATCATTGATGAAAGTGGCCGCGCCACTGGGCAAATTGGCCGTGACACCACCCCTGCTGAAAAAGCTCCGATCAAACTCCTCTTCCACAATTTTTTAGCGTTTTCTTCGGTGATGATGCGGCGTACTGCCATGCCGGAAATCCCCTTCACCGAAAACTCAGTGCCCGCAGAAGATGTCGATTTGTATTGGAAAATGATTCACCAATGGAAATTCGCCACCCTACCAAAAGTTTTAATCAGCTACCGCTCGCACCCAAAAGGTATTTCCAAAGTGTACGCGGCAAAAAAACAAGAGGTGATGGACAGGCTAATCAGGGCAGAACTTAATCGTTTCGGCATCGAGCCAACAGCGGAAGAATTACAAATTCATCGAACCAATTACGGCTACGCGGGTGCCGACATCGAGCAATTCCTCAGCAAACGAGAGCAGTGGCTTTTGAAACTGATTGAAAAAAATCGCGAGGCAAAGATTCATCCTGAAAAAATCTTCTCTGAAGTGGTTGCAGAAAAATGGCTTGAGAGTTGCGACGCCAATGCTCGGTTAGGTTTTAAAACCTGGAAAATTTTTCAACTCTCGCCACTTTCTCAGAAAATTTCATGGCTAAAAAATGGCAAAATGTTATCGAAATTCTGCGTAAAATGCCTGCTGTCAAAAGATACAATATAG
- a CDS encoding glycosyltransferase family 4 protein, which translates to MTANTNVLYLFAGERRKLLADWEKGAMPDSHLIGFNHLKDFGVDARYIENRFLNYIRKKNFNLTNLFLLPALFRYDVVFSGASLFLPLVAKVILRMKRPKFVWYNTFFTNTLKRNSDNKFKLWLLRKTIASLDAIVCPSTAQRDFLIAEGFDATKIFFVPNGIDIEFMSRKIEPSRNTKPFILSVGKDNGRDYQTLAEAVKDLPIEVRVAALPRNLSGVKNIPPNLKVLGFVAFPKLVELYREALFVVIPTKSEKHLDASDCSGQYVLLDAMSLGKAIVASERETLADYFSDQGEGLIVPAENPGALRKAIERLLADQAFAVRLGERAKTRSERYTTKKLAENLAGIFRQVVDKK; encoded by the coding sequence ATGACTGCCAACACTAACGTACTCTATCTTTTCGCAGGCGAACGGCGGAAACTTTTGGCCGATTGGGAAAAGGGAGCTATGCCTGATAGTCATTTGATAGGGTTTAATCATTTGAAAGATTTCGGAGTGGACGCGCGGTATATTGAAAACCGTTTTCTTAATTACATTCGGAAGAAAAATTTTAATCTAACCAATCTTTTTTTGTTGCCAGCGCTTTTTCGATACGATGTTGTCTTTTCCGGCGCGTCGCTTTTTTTGCCGCTTGTTGCGAAGGTTATTTTGCGGATGAAACGACCGAAGTTCGTTTGGTACAATACTTTTTTTACGAATACTTTAAAAAGAAATTCAGACAACAAGTTCAAGCTTTGGCTTTTGCGAAAAACCATTGCCTCGCTCGATGCGATTGTTTGTCCTTCGACCGCTCAGCGGGATTTTTTAATTGCCGAGGGGTTTGACGCCACTAAAATATTTTTTGTGCCGAACGGTATTGATATTGAATTCATGTCACGAAAAATTGAACCTTCTCGAAACACAAAACCTTTCATTTTGAGCGTTGGGAAAGACAACGGACGAGATTATCAAACGCTCGCCGAGGCAGTGAAAGATTTGCCAATTGAAGTGAGAGTTGCCGCCTTGCCGAGAAATCTCAGTGGTGTGAAAAATATTCCACCGAACTTGAAAGTTTTGGGTTTTGTAGCTTTTCCTAAACTTGTAGAGTTGTATAGGGAAGCGCTTTTTGTGGTTATTCCAACTAAAAGTGAGAAGCATCTAGACGCCTCTGATTGTTCGGGACAATACGTGTTACTCGACGCCATGTCGCTCGGAAAAGCTATTGTTGCAAGCGAGCGGGAAACACTTGCTGATTATTTCAGCGATCAAGGAGAAGGCTTGATTGTCCCAGCGGAAAATCCCGGAGCGTTACGAAAAGCTATTGAAAGATTGTTGGCTGATCAAGCGTTCGCGGTTCGACTCGGCGAACGAGCAAAAACCAGATCAGAAAGGTATACTACAAAAAAGTTAGCGGAAAATTTAGCAGGAATTTTTAGACAGGTTGTAGATAAAAAATGA